A single region of the Terriglobales bacterium genome encodes:
- a CDS encoding FAD-dependent oxidoreductase produces the protein MARPVYTARLKAARWLSDQTRHFEWEVAELERFDFKSGQFVSMLETKDDGKHVTRAYSLASAPRGREFDLCLNRVPHGYFSNYLCDLPEGSAVKFHGPHGHFTLRDPVHDSMFVATGTGVAPMRGFLQWLFADPARNHGKRFWLVYGTRYEKDIYYHEEFQRLAAEHPNFRYEITVSRPSDAWMGRKGYVQEIVREITEQFTGEQRHMADVYICGLNNMVSGVRDLLTGMDVDPKHIIFERYD, from the coding sequence TTGGCTCGTCCCGTCTACACCGCCCGGCTGAAGGCCGCCCGCTGGCTCAGCGACCAGACACGCCACTTCGAGTGGGAGGTCGCCGAGCTCGAGCGCTTCGACTTCAAGTCCGGCCAGTTCGTCTCCATGCTCGAGACTAAGGACGACGGGAAGCACGTCACCCGCGCCTACTCGCTCGCCTCCGCTCCCCGCGGGCGCGAGTTCGATCTCTGCCTCAACCGCGTGCCGCACGGCTACTTCTCCAACTACCTGTGCGACCTGCCGGAAGGCAGCGCCGTCAAGTTCCACGGGCCCCACGGCCACTTCACCCTGCGCGACCCCGTTCACGACTCCATGTTCGTCGCCACCGGCACGGGCGTCGCCCCCATGCGCGGCTTCCTGCAGTGGCTCTTCGCCGACCCGGCGCGCAACCACGGCAAACGTTTCTGGCTGGTCTACGGCACGCGCTACGAAAAGGACATCTACTACCACGAGGAGTTCCAGCGCCTCGCCGCCGAGCACCCCAACTTTCGGTACGAGATCACCGTCTCCCGCCCCTCCGACGCCTGGATGGGCCGCAAGGGCTACGTGCAGGAGATCGTCCGCGAGATCACCGAGCAGTTCACCGGCGAGCAGCGCCACATGGCCGACGTCTACATCTGCGGCCTCAACAACATGGTCTCCGGCGTCCGCGACCTCCTCACCGGCATGGACGTCGACCCCAAACACATCATCTTCGAGCGCTACGACTGA
- the glmS gene encoding glutamine--fructose-6-phosphate transaminase (isomerizing), whose translation MCGIVGYVGKKRVVPVILDGLKRLEYRGYDSAGIAVAGNGEGLQVRRAEGKLRNLEEVIRLKPMDGTYGIGHTRWATHGRPTEENAHPHRDCTGKIVVVHNGIVENYLALKKKLAEAGHKFTTETDTEVIAHLVEKYLFAKANGSRPALEEAVRKTVNELKGVFAIAVISADEPNKIVAARNGPPAVIGLGKDEYFVASDVPAILYHTRDLFFLSDGDLAVITPTGVQLSDFDGKPIQRQVTHITWDPIMAEKGGFKHFMLKEIYEQPRAVRDTTLGRVSLDSGKVFLDEMEITEKEFRDVRKVVIAACGTSWHAALAGKFMIERLARVPVEVDYASEYRYRDPITEEKSVTLLISQSGETADTIAAQRESKAKGTKTLAICNVVGSMITREAAGTIYTHAGPEIGVASTKAFTAQLTALFLFALYLGEVRGALSPDQAKHFIAELGRLPGKLESILAHDEEIEDLAKEYQRSQDFLFLGRGIHYPIALEGALKLKEISYIHAEGYPAGEMKHGPNALIDENLPVVIIATCDRNDPASVQRYEKTMSNVKEVKARSGTVIAIATEGDEDIREAADHVIHVPAAPELLSPILEIVPLQLLAYHIAVRRGCDVDQPRNLAKSVTVE comes from the coding sequence ATGTGCGGCATCGTCGGATACGTCGGTAAGAAGCGGGTCGTGCCCGTGATCCTCGACGGCCTCAAGCGCCTCGAGTATCGCGGCTACGACTCGGCGGGCATCGCGGTCGCCGGCAACGGCGAGGGCCTCCAGGTCCGCCGCGCCGAAGGCAAGCTGCGCAACCTCGAAGAGGTCATCCGCCTCAAGCCGATGGACGGCACCTACGGCATCGGCCACACGCGCTGGGCCACCCACGGCCGCCCCACCGAGGAGAACGCCCACCCGCACCGCGATTGCACCGGCAAGATCGTCGTCGTCCACAACGGCATCGTCGAGAACTACCTCGCGCTCAAGAAGAAGCTCGCCGAGGCCGGCCACAAGTTCACCACCGAGACCGACACGGAAGTCATCGCGCACCTGGTCGAGAAATACCTGTTCGCCAAGGCCAACGGCTCGCGCCCCGCGCTCGAAGAGGCCGTGCGCAAGACGGTCAACGAACTGAAAGGCGTGTTCGCCATCGCCGTCATCTCGGCCGACGAGCCCAACAAGATCGTCGCGGCGCGCAACGGCCCGCCCGCCGTCATCGGCCTGGGCAAGGACGAGTACTTCGTCGCCTCCGACGTCCCCGCCATCCTCTATCACACGCGCGACCTCTTCTTCCTCTCCGACGGCGACCTCGCCGTCATCACGCCCACCGGCGTGCAACTCTCCGATTTCGACGGCAAGCCCATCCAGCGCCAGGTCACCCACATCACCTGGGACCCCATCATGGCGGAAAAGGGCGGCTTCAAGCACTTCATGCTCAAAGAGATCTACGAGCAGCCCCGCGCGGTGCGCGACACCACTCTGGGCCGCGTCTCGCTCGACTCCGGCAAGGTCTTCCTCGACGAGATGGAGATCACCGAAAAAGAGTTCAGGGACGTTCGCAAGGTCGTCATCGCCGCCTGCGGCACCAGCTGGCACGCCGCCCTGGCCGGCAAGTTCATGATCGAGCGCCTCGCCCGCGTCCCGGTGGAAGTGGACTACGCCAGCGAGTACCGCTACCGCGATCCCATCACCGAGGAAAAATCGGTCACGCTGCTCATCTCGCAATCCGGCGAGACCGCCGACACCATCGCCGCGCAGCGCGAGTCGAAGGCCAAGGGCACCAAGACGCTCGCCATCTGCAACGTCGTTGGCTCCATGATCACCCGCGAGGCCGCCGGCACCATCTACACGCACGCCGGCCCGGAGATCGGCGTTGCCTCCACCAAGGCCTTCACCGCCCAGCTCACCGCCCTCTTCCTCTTCGCGCTCTACCTCGGCGAGGTGCGCGGGGCGCTGTCGCCCGATCAGGCCAAGCACTTCATCGCCGAGCTCGGCCGGCTCCCCGGGAAACTCGAGAGCATCTTGGCGCACGACGAAGAGATCGAGGACCTGGCCAAGGAGTACCAGCGCTCGCAGGATTTCCTCTTCCTCGGTCGCGGCATCCACTACCCCATCGCGCTCGAAGGCGCGCTCAAGCTGAAAGAGATCTCCTACATCCACGCCGAGGGCTACCCTGCCGGCGAGATGAAGCACGGCCCCAACGCGCTCATCGACGAGAACCTGCCGGTCGTGATCATCGCCACCTGCGACCGCAACGACCCCGCGTCGGTCCAGCGCTATGAGAAGACGATGTCGAACGTGAAGGAAGTGAAGGCGCGCTCGGGTACCGTCATCGCCATCGCCACCGAGGGCGACGAGGACATCCGCGAAGCCGCCGACCACGTGATCCACGTGCCGGCTGCGCCCGAGCTGCTCTCGCCCATCCTCGAGATCGTGCCGCTGCAGTTGCTCGCGTATCACATCGCGGTGCGCCGCGGCTGCGACGTCGACCAGCCCCGTAACCTCGCCAAGTCCGTCACCGTCGAATAG
- the purS gene encoding phosphoribosylformylglycinamidine synthase subunit PurS translates to MKAYVYVSLKKTVLDPQGKTIQGALKKMGHAAIADVRQGKYFEIQLNGGLDKAAAQQQIERIARDVLTNPVIEEFSYKLED, encoded by the coding sequence ATGAAAGCTTACGTGTACGTTTCATTGAAGAAGACCGTCCTTGATCCCCAGGGCAAGACCATCCAGGGCGCGCTCAAGAAGATGGGGCACGCGGCCATCGCCGACGTCCGCCAGGGCAAGTACTTCGAGATCCAGCTCAACGGCGGGCTCGACAAGGCGGCCGCGCAGCAGCAGATCGAGCGCATCGCCCGTGATGTCCTGACCAACCCGGTGATCGAGGAGTTTTCGTACAAGCTCGAGGACTAG